The Arachis ipaensis cultivar K30076 chromosome B03, Araip1.1, whole genome shotgun sequence region TGTTTTCCTTTACATTCTTTTTTAAATAATCATTTAAAAGAATATATATGATTGGATAAAAATATAGATAAaaaatgtttctttttttattgACTTAATTActtccatataaaaaaaataatgtagccaaaaataaaaatatgaaagggCTCTACTTATCTATAaagcttttgtttttgtttgttaaAGGAAGATAACAAAAgcaaaaagaaaggaaattaaagaagaaaaaactCTCCGAGAGCGACGTTTAAGGGAGTTCTACcaaaaacaaaagcaaataacaaaaacacataaacttcttttatttctttggCGATAATTGATCAACGTGTAAAGTTCGAACATAAACGTTGTTCGTCAAACTCTAATTCTATGTGTTTGGTTTAGGATCAAGATAGACGAAAGAACCGTCATTTTCTTCGTAACTTATTATATCGTCTCTATCTTGTTTTGAAAGCTAGGTTCCCCTGCACCACGCACTTTTGAGGCTTCATGGCTATGTTTTATATCTCATGTTCAAGGCTCATGCCATTTTCTATGTCAGGTATGAATCTCTTTCTCTAAGGAAACTTGTTTATGATGGGTCATTGTTATGtaccattttcttttattgttctATTTTGATGGGACTTCCCTTGTTCCCGTTTTCATGATTTGTCATTATTATTAATATCTAGAATTCTAGGGCCCaactttttattatatataaccTTTAAATTTAGGGATCTGAAATTTTTTGGTCATGTAATGATGGTTATCATTCAAGGTTCATGAGAATGAAACAATGCACTACATTATATAGGCTTAATGCGAAAGATAATTTCAGATTTCAGAGGAAATAGATGTTGTAGAGATGGaggaaattatatataaattttggtTTAGTCtttcttaaaatatttattttaatctttcagtattataaaattaattttattttatgactTCTCCTCAAATTTTAATCTAAGTCTTTTTTTAGAGTGAGCCTAGATTAATCCTAAAAACTAGCTCAACGGATCCGATGAGGAATATCTCATACTTATATAATTATCTAAAAAATTTATTCCTGAGAGATATAAGAGTTATAATAGTTAGCAGTAGTATAGCATGTTATTGTTATTTAAAGACTTGTTAttctaatttaataatttttttttagctTGTTTCATCTCATGATGCAAATGATGACTCAGTCTCAGGTATCTTTTACATGCAGTGCAAGATCTGATGAGACTATTCTAGTCTAGAATCATCGGATCCACCGAAGTCATCAATCAATCTTGGGGACGTTCTTTGAttgataccaaaaaaaaaaaaaaatggaaggtGAGCAGCAGCAAAGATCAAAACTGAATAAAGCTAAGCAGATTGTGAGGCTAAGGGGAATGCTTCGTAGATGGCACAGTTTCTCATCCTCATCGTCAACCTCAATCTCATCATCACCAAACATTTCAAGTAGCCCCAATTACAACATGATTGACAATTCTGATTACCAAGAACCTACAAGTGATGATGATCCAACCTCAAAGAGGGCAGCGTGTAATTGTAACTTGGATGAAGAGGATCACAAATGCGAGAGCCCCGAGCCCCCTCCCGATGTTCCGAAAGGGTACTTGGCAGTTTATGTTGGGAGTGAGCTTCGGAGATTCATCATTCCAACTAGCTACCTTACTCATTCTCTCTTCAAGTTATTGCTTGAGAAGGCTGAAGATGAGTTTGGATTTAGCCATAATGGTGCTCTCACTATTCCTTGTGAGACTGAGACCTTCAAGTATCTCCTCAGATGCATAGAGACCAACTACGACACCCATCAAGGTAGCTCCTGTAAGTTCATTCTCTTTCTCGTGCctttctttttcatcttctatGTATGCTCTGCTTCGCAACAAGCCAACAACCATGTTATATCatcaacaaaatttattattttcatcaaCACGGTAAACAAGAATATTATCCATTAAAAAAtgtaaattattttttgtataaaaaaatgtATTCGCCTAACATGTtagctaatattaataaaatgtACTGGTCCTTGATATTTTTCGTAATAATTACTTCTtcacaaaaaaaatatagaaaattattttttaattagctAACATTAACTAATTTTTGTGNNNNNNNNNNNNNNNNNNNNNNNNNNNNNNNNNNNNNNNNNNNNNNNNNNNNNNNNNNNNNNNNNNNNNNNNNNNNNNNNNNNNNNNNNNNNNNNNNNNNNNNNNNNNNNNNNNNNNNNNNNNNNNNNNNNNNNNNNNNNNNNNNNNNNNNNNNNNNNNNNNNNNNNNNNNNNNNNNNNNNNNNNNNNNNNNNNNGACAAAGAGATCTTTGACTTTTTGGTCCGCAGACATTTAAGTTCTCgaaaatttgaaaatacatttaagttccTAACCTTGTCAAAATTTGGACAAATTGATCCTTATTGTTTATTTGAGTTTGTCAGACCCAACAGAAAAATCAAACGTGACTCTCATTATATTGACCTAGCCAATACAAATATCTACGTGGAAGAGTTTTTAAAATGGGATAAATTAGATACAAAAATTGATGTCTCTAGACCTTGAAGAAGTTAGGAACTTAAATGTATCTTCAAATTCTCAGAAACTTAAATGTCCACCTACCATAAAATCAGGAATCAGTTTATCTTTTtctcaaaataattatttaatattattctttaaaaaaaataagtgagATGTTTACCTAGAACTTGTGATATATGTAGGATTGAGAATGTATATCTCTTTTGTCACCAAAAATGATTAAAACAAaaattgtgtttttcttttttttaattaaacacaAGACACACATAAATCAATATAATTTGAAAAAGTATaaggtaccaacatattatctgttaatttattgtcaacaataattaattattatattttaaacacatatataaagagacacatttagaaaatatatttataaagacacttttattaaatacagccataaaaaatatattattattagacACATACACaaaaacacttctattaaacacaattataaataagaagtTGGCAGAAATACTTTTGGTAACGTAGCAGGACCGATATAATTTATAGTTATTATATAGAATCTGCTCACATATTGACAAATAATACAACAGCGTAAATAAACCCATCAATCATTATATTTTGGAAAAGACTCGTATACATATTCAAAGAATACATAAAATACAGAAGTATATTTATtatagaagagaaaaaaaaaagaaaaaaagaaaaaacattcACATGTTTGTTTTCTCTCATCCtctttattatatgtatattatcAATATGTATGCAAGCAATATACCTATATTTTTCACCcctctataattttatatcaaaataaaCAGTATACAGCTACTCAAGATTTCCGctgcattttcttttttattgttttatcCTGGAATATTTGATTAAGATTTGCATATGGTATTAATAGTTAAGGATGTTATATGTGTTGGCTCCATATCGGCCAAAAATCTGTTGACTGATTCATGTAAAAAATAATTACTTATTGCTATTTCAACAGTTTACTTTTGAATTATTGGATAACATTCATCGAGAATAATAATAAATTGGACCATATATTTTTTCCCCTTAATTTTTGCATGCCTGTATCTAGTTAATAGGATAAAACTTTGTTATTGTTGTACCTTTTGGATGTCTATTGAATTCACACTTTTTATACCCTATCAACAATAAAATTGTTTCTCTTATTTCGATCATTATTATAGTCCTTACTCCTGAGACCTTAGCATCGACATTGTGCTACAAAAAACATACAGAAAGAAAACGTAGttggttttctttttcaattttctaacGTAAATTATCTTTGGTGAAACTGCAGCTGGAAATATAGGAACTTCGGAAGCATAACTAGTGATTCTGATCTTCCTAGAAGTCCAATCAAATCATAAGGCTCATTAGACTAGGTGTAAATCTCCTAGAAACTACATCATAACTACCCTTACAAGTTACAAGAACTTAACCTTGGTGGTGTGTAAATAAGAACTTTCATGTGTTTTTtaaatttcttgctaattgtcttttaattatattgaaaagaaaattgcagaaaaatttgacacaaattctattatcgatgaattttatgaaACGAGGAATCGACCACTTCATTAATAAAaagtacatatatattttttgtactttaaatatattctctatcagtatatttttgtaatgcattttacattatataattttttgtataattttttaatattatatatgttattgccCCCAATATACtatttctggatccgtccctgaGCAAGCGCCCCACTCCAATTCGAAATTTTTtgaataatacataataatatttatttattcccattaaattattaaatttgaccacatgttaataattatttattcaaCTTTTGACATTTGatagtcaatttaaaaattttatattaaatgtgCATTATAATGATAAATTCTCAAATTTAAATGAGATTAgtgttctttttaaaaaattaacttcaAAAAATATTATCTATCTATTGgtgttttttaaattagttttaattttttcataATGATTACACTAATTGAATAAACTTTTTTAACTGTGAATATCATTAAGATTAGAGCTAATTATATGAAAGGtggattttaaatatttttaaataattgtttaacaacatatatataaaaaagagaGATTTTGTTTACAttatcaataaaaaattattccatcttttcaaaatatgaaatataaaaaaaaaagtttaacttatatgttattatttaaattattatttaaattttttaatttgtacaattatgttacgtgtacataaaaagtaattatttgaacaatataaattttgaaatacaaaatatacattgaaaataaattaaataatatatatatttatacatataatTTATAATAGATaatttgatgactaattttttatgtaaacacaactagaaaattgcttaatacagacagatttacagacagatttggtctttattacagacagatttttgattaccgacgaaattaccaacggattttgtccctctataAAATcctcgtcggaaattatttaccgacggatttttttccatcggaaaattaccgacggatttttaccagttaccgacggatttttcctcGGTAAATCCACCCCTCCATTTCCCTGAAACGACGAATTTTTCGATGGATTTTCCGTtggtaattacagacggatttttcgaaggatttttcgtcggtaattacagacagattttccgacggattttccgtcggtAATTGGCAACAAATTTTCcgacagatttttcgtctgtaattgaAACCTTGGAAAATCATCCCACACTTtgaatacagacagaaaatccgtctgtaaatctgtcagtaagataaaatataattttttttagatttttacattgcaaaataaacttgttttcatacaaaataaatataaatttaaacaaGTTCATATTATCAAGCGAAAAATGAAATACTATAAACAagtaagtcaatataattcatttacgtcatataattaaaaaaaagttgaaGCAGAAGTAATGAATATTGATATGGTCGTCGTTATTTGTGATATGGTCGTCATTATTGCACGTTATAACTCGGCTTCATAACCGTTATCAACATATGATATAACTCGTCATTATCCGATTACTACTCGGAATTTATGAGCCATAGCTCGGTGACATCAATACTCCTATCATAACCGAC contains the following coding sequences:
- the LOC107634492 gene encoding auxin-responsive protein SAUR72-like isoform X2; the encoded protein is MEGEQQQRSKLNKAKQIVRLRGMLRRWHSFSSSSSTSISSSPNISSSPNYNMIDNSDYQEPTSDDDPTSKRAACNCNLDEEDHKCESPEPPPDVPKGYLAVYVGSELRRFIIPTSYLTHSLFKLLLEKAEDEFGFSHNGALTIPCETETFKYLLRCIETNYDTHQAGNIGTSEA
- the LOC107634492 gene encoding auxin-responsive protein SAUR72-like isoform X1 — encoded protein: MEGEQQQRSKLNKAKQIVRLRGMLRRWHSFSSSSSTSISSSPNISSSPNYNMIDNSDYQEPTSDDDPTSKRAACNCNLDEEDHKCESPEPPPDVPKGYLAVYVGSELRRFIIPTSYLTHSLFKLLLEKAEDEFGFSHNGALTIPCETETFKYLLRCIETNYDTHQGSSSGNIGTSEA